One window of Lytechinus variegatus isolate NC3 chromosome 2, Lvar_3.0, whole genome shotgun sequence genomic DNA carries:
- the LOC121409319 gene encoding histamine N-methyltransferase-like has translation MSNNNNLPAGLTSITDDLERYTDTFMKGFWPNSSDVAVIRSWLRDELDDAVIDDIAQKFSPSHQINVMGVGTGDGSMDSIIIGKFREVFGNLRYTVIEPGSVIEQFKNTVHSSDEMKEVTFDWKNKTLSDVCRDDAMKLKNKFVFISAIHSAYYFDNLVDSLSNLLDFLVDGGSLMIIVNSDDNTLVKFLNNLSWRENNTQSRLAEKIAQFAESKDLHLVTFNLPARINVTSCFDQSSTEGGKLLDFLTEVAYFRETASDDIKKETLSVMRSLSTQDEDGKLYFGTNCKAMILTKNRTVHY, from the exons AtgagtaataacaataatctaCCCGCTGGCCTGACGAGTATTACAGACGATCTTGAACGATACACAGATACTTTCATGAAAGGCTTCTGGCCAAATTCAAGTGATGTCGCTGTCATCCGATCGTGGCTCCGGGATGAGCTCGATGATGCGGTCATAGACGACATCGCTCAAAAGTTTTCACCAAGTCACCAGATTAATGTGATGGGCGTTGGGACTGGAGATG GATCAATGGATAGTATCATCATCGGAAAATTTCGCGAGGTATTCGGAAATCTTCGGTACACCGTTATCGAGCCCGGTAGTGTCATTGAGCAATTTAAGAACACTGTGCATTCGAGCGACGAAATGAAGGAAGTGACCTTCGACTGGAAGAATAAGACACTTTCCGATGTTTGCCGAGATGATGCCATGAAGTTGAAGAATAAATTCGTATTCATCAGTGCTATTCATTCGGCTTATTACTTTGACAATCTTGTGGATTCTTTGTCAAATCTTCTTGACTTTCTGGTGGATGGGGGATCTTTGATGATCATAGTTAACTCAG ATGATAACACACTGGTAAAGTTCCTCAACAATCTGTCCTGGAGAGAAAATAACACGCAATCTCGATTGGCCGAAAAGATTGCTCAATTCGCCGAATCAAAAGATCTTCATCTTGTGACCTTTAACCTTCCAGCCAGAATCAACGTCACTTCCTGCTTTGACCAATCATCCACAGAAGGTGGGAAACTTCTTGATTTTCTAACTGAAGTGGCGTATTTTCGAGAGACAGCATCAGACGATATCAAGAAAGAAACGCTGTCTGTGATGAGATCATTATCGACTCAAGATGAGGATGGAAAACTCTACTTTGGAACAAATTGTAAAGCTATGATCTTGACTAAGAATCGTACCGTTCATTATTGA
- the LOC121409318 gene encoding cytochrome P450 2F2-like, with protein sequence MLTLVLTALTIFTSLTYISRRFYLSKLSSGVRKCNGHCDVNERSSEYSHHQGGVRNEGKLPPGPRGLPIIGNLHQFLLTSKKQHEIINEWANEFGDVFTFRIFSTRFVILSSLPVIRKTFQNADINDMATIPPCNKALGIHQDKGVGIIAASEGPEWKDLRRFLISILRKMKLGPNSFENFAAEEAKRLLDNFHSKYDEFFDPMNAVNIAVANITTRLTMGKRYSYNDKEFLRLTQLADDTFEYFGTGAIFSLVPELSYLPSAGSKRGDEAVAEMFDFIRQSVVDHRKHFDPNAEPSDMVECFLLEQHERRLKGDIGVFDDINLLQFTWDILIGGWQTTNTTILWYLFILSQHQVVQHQVQEELDRVIGRDRLPGLSDQGSLPYVLATMAECYRLSGLLPIQIPHRTRCDVTVGRYGVPQGSYVASNTHFLCSSSTLWDEPEEFRPERFLDEDGEFDRKREAGLVEFGVGRRACPGEKLSRTELFILFSHIFHRFVIELDDDVPRTMDGTTGLTVNPLPFKIRATQRQ encoded by the exons ATGTTGACTCTTGTTCTTACAGCTTTAACAATTTTTACTAGCCTGACCTACATTTCAAGACGTTTTTATCTATCGAAGTTATCATCAGGAGTTAGAAAATGTAATGGCCACTGTGATGTTAATGAACGTAGTTCGGAATACTCTCATCATCAAGGAGGTGTTAGGAATGAAGGAAAACTTCCACCAGGGCCAAGAGGGTTACCTATCATCGGAAATCTTCATCAGTTCTTATTAACATCAAAGAAACAACATGAAATCATCAATGAATGGGCCAATGAGTTTGGAGATGTTTTTACTTTTAGGATATTTTCGACGAGATTCGTGATTCTAAGTAGTTTACCTGTGATCCGGAAAACGTTTCAGAATGCAGATATCAATGACATGGCTACAATTCCACCGTGTAATAAAGCACTGGGTATACATCAAGATAAAG GTGTAGGCATCATTGCTGCAAGTGAGGGACCTGAATGGAAGGATCTAAGAAgatttttgatctctattttgcGAAAAATGAAACTTGGTCCAAATAGCTTTGAGAACTTCGCTGCTGAGGAAGCCAAAAGGCTGCTCGATAATTTCCATTCGAAATATGACGAGTTCTTTGACCCAATGAATGCTGTTAACATCGCTGTCGCAAACATAACGACCAGATTGACAATGGGGAAAAGATATTCCTATAATGATAAAGAGTTTCTCCGACTCACTCAACTAGCTGATGATACTTTTGAATACTTTGGGACAGGGGCCATCTTTTCACTTGTTCCAGAACTCTCATATCTACCGTCTGCAGGCAGTAAGAGGGGTGACGAAGCGGTTGCCGAAATGTTCGATTTTATTCGGCAGTCAGTCGTGGATCATCGGAAACACTTCGACCCTAACGCGGAGCCTAGTGATATGGTCGAATGTTTTTTGTTAGAGCAACATGAACGACGTTTAAAG GGGGATATTGGTGTTTTTGACGACATCAATCTACTTCAGTTCACCTGGGACATACTGATAGGAGGATGGCAGACAACAAACACTACCATCCTTTGGTACCTATTCATTCTCTCCCAGCATCAAGTTGTCCAACACCAAGTCCAAGAAGAGCTGGACCGAGTTATCGGACGAGACCGTCTCCCGGGGCTCAGCGACCAAGGATCTTTACCATACGTCCTCGCCACCATGGCCGAATGCTATCGACTGAGTGGCCTCTTGCCGATACAGATTCCACATCGAACACGATGTGACGTAACAGTTGGACGATATGGCGTCCCTCAAGGATCTTATGTGGCGTCAAATACACATTTCTTATGTTCATCATCAACACTATGGGATGAGCCTGAGGAGTTTCGACCTGAGAGATTTCTTGATGAGGATGGGGAGTTTGATCGAAAGAGAGAGGCTGGTCTCGTTGAGTTTGGTGTTG GTCGTCGTGCATGCCCAGGCGAGAAATTATCTCGCACAGAGCTCTTTATCTTATTCTCTCACATATTCCACCGTTTCGTCATCGAACTCGACGACGACGTCCCAAGGACCATGGATGGTACGACTGGTCTGACAGTAAACCCACTACCTTTCAAAATACGAGCCACTCAGCGACAATGA